From a single Nothobranchius furzeri strain GRZ-AD chromosome 7, NfurGRZ-RIMD1, whole genome shotgun sequence genomic region:
- the LOC139070710 gene encoding uncharacterized protein: MSQKPPLLPPFLPTSSPHLRGDALVTNVIITSSLLKPELYRLSKRPPALQPTSEFHLPSPHPASAVVPEVASHPASAVVLVDAPHLVQPVHDVPVQPVHEAPVQPVREASPSPTPPVQGSTPPVQGSTPPAQGSTPPGQGSTPPGQKLTPPGQKLTPPGQGSTPPVQGSTPPGQGLTPPGQKSTSPGQKSTPPVLKSTPPVSKSTEVDVSSSEVDFSSSSSEVDVSSSSSEVDVSSSSSEVDVSSSSSEVDVSSSSSEVDVSSSSSEVDVSSSSSEVDVSSSSSEVDVSSSSSEVDVSSSSSSSEVDVSSSSSSSEVDVSSSSSEVDVCSSSSEVDVSSSSSEVDVSSSSSEVDVSSSSSEVDVSSSSSEVDISSSSSEVDVSSPSSEVDISSPSSEVNISSPSSEVDVSPSQASTAPSQASTAPSQASTAPSQASTAPSQALTALSQASTSQPQEFQSPESPQGFQSQAFQSHLFQPQAFQSHLFQSQAFQSQAFQSQAFQSQVFQPQVFQPQVFQPQVFQPQVSQSQESPVFQSPVFQSQESQVFQSQSLSPETLPHPLKSLPRPPPPKPLIPRVSCSRLLIPRRRPPRLLWSCLLVPRRRPPRLPWSRLLVPRRRPPRLPWSQFPGPASWSLVAGPSESPVPSSPTLVDYYIDLSSLQPSLHTPAANFPNYSSLCI, translated from the exons ATGTCCCAGAAACCTCCTCTTCTCCCTCCGTTTCTGCCAACGTCATCCCCGCACCTCAGAGGAGACGCACTTGTCACAAACGTCATCATCACCAGCAGTCTCCTGAAGCCAGAGCTGtaccgcctgtccaagaggccccctgctctgcaacccacATCTGAGTTCCATCTGCCATCACCACATCcagcttcagcggtggtcccggaggtcgcatcgcatcctgcttcggcggtggtcctggtggacgcaccgcatctggtccagcctgtccacgatgttccggtccagcccgtccacgaggctccggtccagcccgtccgagAGGCTTCGCCCAGTCCGACGcctcctgtccaagggtcgacgcctcctgtccaagggtcgacgcctccagcccaagggtcgacgcctccaggccaagggtcgacgcctccgggccagaagttgacgcctccaggccagaagttgacgcctccaggccaagggtcgacgcctccagtccaagggtcgacgcccccaggccaagGGTTGacacccccaggccagaagtcgacttcCCCAGGCCAGAAATCGACGCCTCCTGtcttgaagtcgacgcctcctgtctcgaagtcgacagaagtagacgtctccagctctgaagtagacttctccagctccagctccgaagtagacgtctccagctccagctccgaagtagacgtctccagctccagctccgaagtagacgtctccagctccagctccgaagtagacgtctccagctccagctccgaagtagacgtctccagctccagctccgaagtagacgtctccagctccagctccgaagtagacgtctccagctccagctccgaagtagacgtctccagctcTAGCTCCgaagtagacgtctccagctctagctccagctctgaagtagacgtctccagctctagctccagctctgaagtagacgtctccagctccagctctgaagtagacgtctgcagctccagctctgaagtagacgtctccagctccagctctgaagtagacgtctccagctccagctctgaagtagacgtctccagctccagctctgaagtagacgtctccagctccagctctgaagtagacatctccagctccagctctgaagtagacgtctccagcCCCAGCTCTGAGGTCGACATCTCCAGCCCCAgctctgaggtcaacatctccagCCCCAGCTCTGAGGTCGATGTCTCCCCGTCTCAAGCCTCGACAGCCCCGTCTCAAGCCTCGACTGCCCCGTCTCAAGCCTCGACGGCCCCGTCTCAAGCCTCGACGGCCCCGTCTCAAGCCTTGACGGCCCTGTCTCAAGCCTCGACGTCCCAGCCACAAGAGttccagtctccagagtccccacaaGGGTTCCAGTCTCAAGCGTTCCAGTCTCATTTGTTCCAGCCTCAAGCATTCCAGTCTCATTTGTTCCAGTCTCAAGCGTTCCAGTCTCAAGCGTTCCAGTCTCAAGCGTTCCAGTCGCAAGTGTTCCAGCCTCAAGTGTTCCAGCCTCAAGTGTTCCAGCCTCAAGTGTTCCAGCctcaagtgtcccagtctcaggagtcccctgtgttccagtcccctgtgttccagtctcaagagtcccaagtgttccagtctcagtccctgtctccagagacccttcctcatcctctgaagtcccttcctcgtcctcctcctccaaagcccCTGATCCCCAGGGTTTCCTGTTCCCGCCTCctgattccccgtcgccggccccctagactcCTCTGGTCCTGCcttctggttccccgtcgccggcccccgagacttccctggtcccgcctcctggttccccgtcgccggcccccgagacttccctggtccc aattccctggtcccgcctcctggtcccttGTCGCCGGTCCCTCTGagtctcctgttccctcctcgcccaccctt gtAGATTATTATAttgacctgtcttccctccagccctcactccacacacctgctgccaatttccctaattactcctccctgtgtatttaa